One segment of Campylobacter hominis ATCC BAA-381 DNA contains the following:
- a CDS encoding NINE protein, whose amino-acid sequence MKRNIYIAYALWFFSVLIGGGLHRIYCGKFISGFIQLGLYWIGIATVWIFIGFIPLIIWGLWWIIDVFLTGIMVEDANVEFNTYNDVEYAEKIKSVEALYDLYKKGAISKEEYETRKDILMKNI is encoded by the coding sequence ATGAAACGAAATATTTATATAGCATATGCTTTATGGTTTTTTAGCGTATTGATAGGTGGCGGACTTCACCGTATTTATTGCGGTAAATTTATAAGCGGATTTATTCAACTTGGACTTTACTGGATCGGCATAGCGACTGTTTGGATATTTATCGGCTTTATTCCGCTTATTATTTGGGGACTTTGGTGGATTATTGATGTATTTTTAACAGGAATTATGGTAGAAGACGCAAATGTTGAATTTAACACTTACAATGATGTAGAATATGCGGAAAAAATAAAAAGCGTTGAAGCACTTTACGATTTATACAAAAAAGGTGCCATAAGCAAAGAAGAGTATGAAACAAGAAAAGATATTTTAATGAAAAATATCTAA
- a CDS encoding cysteine hydrolase family protein, translating to MKSLVFVIDMVNGFVDSGAMSDSKIATITPNIKEQIEHANGVHFICDNHDKDDLEMKVYPPHCLVNTEECKVVNTLREFADFKNTTFKKSTNGFFNLDKKLLENYDEFVITGCCTDICVLQFALSLRAYLNEKNMDKDVIVPKSCVETFDAPNHERTYYNEIAFNLMRNAGIAVI from the coding sequence ATGAAAAGTTTAGTTTTTGTAATAGATATGGTAAACGGATTTGTTGATAGCGGGGCTATGAGTGATTCTAAAATTGCAACTATTACACCAAATATCAAAGAACAGATAGAACATGCAAACGGTGTGCATTTTATCTGCGACAATCACGACAAAGATGATTTGGAAATGAAAGTTTATCCGCCTCATTGTCTTGTAAATACCGAAGAATGCAAAGTTGTAAATACTTTAAGAGAATTTGCGGATTTTAAAAATACAACATTTAAAAAATCTACAAACGGCTTTTTTAATTTGGACAAAAAACTGCTTGAAAATTACGATGAATTTGTAATTACCGGATGTTGCACCGATATTTGCGTATTACAATTTGCACTTTCACTTCGAGCATATTTAAATGAAAAAAATATGGATAAAGATGTTATTGTTCCAAAAAGTTGTGTTGAAACTTTTGATGCGCCAAATCATGAACGCACATATTATAATGAAATAGCTTTTAATTTAATGCGAAATGCAGGAATTGCAGTAATATAA